In Scleropages formosus chromosome 6, fSclFor1.1, whole genome shotgun sequence, the genomic stretch AGTGTAGTCTCCGCTTTGGTCTGATCTTGCTTCTGTTGTATGATATTACATCCAGTTTGGGCCAATATGTAGAGTATGTGAGAACAAAGGAATTAATTGCTAAAATAAGACTGGATCAGGCACAGCTCATATAGATGGTAGCACACAATGTGTCCCTTGGTGCTGTGGGGTCAGCAAAGTTTTTCCACAGTCAGGAATGCAGGATGTTCCCAGATGTTCCATGTAGCCTAATGCTGATTGACAGTTCAATAATGTTGCAATTAAGTAAATGCCAAAGATGATTCTGTAATTAAATTGTCAAATaggtttacatttagctgatgcttttctccaaagcaacttacaatgttaaggttacagttattacaaggtattatatagttatttacccatttatacagattggtaatggagcaatttaggatactCAGgagtactatagccagagattgaacttgcgacctttggatccagagacagtagctctaactactacgctaccagctgtcccttaggTTTAATGATTACCCAAGTAGCAGCAAGCACTTTAGGACAGTGCAGCTGCATAAATTACGGAAATGCTGTGCAGAGTTAAACTCCCCACTGGAGCAATTAGAGAATGTGTTCCAAAATAGTGACTCATCTAATGTGAggagtaaaagaaaaacaccctCTTGTTTGTGCAGAGCTAAAAGAAAACAGTCATCAAGAGACGAGAAGGTACAATAGAGCAGGGGTTTTTCAGACTGGGGTCCGTGGAAAAcgtcacagaaaaaaaagtttacagtaagatcattttttccataatttaacCTAAAAATATTAACCAAATCTACATAGTTTTGTGATTTATAAGAGTGGTTCCATAatactatggaaaaaaaaagaaaagtagtaTTTTCCAACTTTTCAGGAATACAAAACTACGGAAGCTGCAGAACATTTCATTCACGATACACaagaaaagatgttataccctatGCGCAATTTTCAATggctgcacacaaggacccagtccacccaccaccctaaaaccacagagaacaccACCCAGCATGGCCAccatacatcttcatgccctgaaACCAACTGACCTAACACACCCAGCAAAccaaaactaatcccaccaacaaCATCCAAACCACTAAACCAGATTTAGCacaccaacaaataaccaaaccaagcctaactgactacaaaacaccaagccacacccaccaccaaaacacctaaagcaagcctaacccaacaagccagccatccagccaacccactaacaatACCCAGCCACCAAACCAGACCAGGgcacaaccaccaacagaaaccaaccaagcctactcccaccaacacaaaacaaaccaggtctaacacatcaactcagaaccatccacccataccaccagcaaaaccaagccaacaaaccaaacctaaccaccaaccatcaaaccacacccaccagaaaTACCAAACCAGCAAACCAAGTCTAACTCAAGCCAACTCAAACAAAGCCAAATCAgaacaaaccacaccagcttggcaccaacatgagtatttcattgaggttatcaagtgggcacctcccttcatcggtGTTTCGTCAAATTAGGcacacgacacctccagaaggctcaacagtgcaatcCGGCATCCCAGACGCAcccctctccacacacacacgtttgatACCCCTCACCCTCAACAACTACCACAACCTTAACCATTTAACCACAGCACTATACCTACCTTCTAACCTTACCTTCATACCTGCCACCAAACCAACTGCAACTCAgccactccacaaatttaagCTATCCTACttaaggccacacctccttaattatcaccagctgcctcccattactcaccacctgccactaattttccacaatcacacacctccctccagcatgcaaccccaactaccctgctctcttttcaaccacaaCCATTGGcttgccttctcagctgcctcagacagctccttcactgctGCCTTTACCGAGCGGCCTCTAACAAACTCCCCCAACAATGCTGTAGTTTATTTGGCCACAAACCCTCCAACACCAACCTCTACTGGCCTCATATGAGCCCGCCAACCACagtcccttgcctctgccaccaactcagcatactttaacagtttccgcTCGTATGCCTCCTCAGTAGCATCCTCGAacggcactgttaactctacaaagtacaccaTATGCTCACCCtccgaatataacaccatgtccgGCCGCAGTGAaataacagcaatgacctgcgGAATCCGGAGCTGCTTGCCCACGACAAGCAACAGCTTCTAGTCCCGTgcattaccccacctaccaTGGCACGTCTACCTTTGCACAGTGCTACTCTCTCCTGCCCGCACAAAAGCAATTGCTCCAGCTAACCTGCCAGCAGGCAGAGAATTAACAACCCACCGCTCATTCTCAAccacacctgctaaacatctaagaacctGATTATGGTGCCACGTATAGcgcccctgccccaaactaaccttacaccctgacaaaatgtccCTCAACattgccacaccaccacacaacttacaagaaccatcgccacctgcccattgcttaacattctgtggcgtTGGTAATACGTCATAAGTTgctccaacaataaacttaaggcGACTAGCCTCCATCGCCCACACATCATGCCAGCGCgacttcctcctctccacaccttcccagttcacccactgaccctgcttcacCAAAGCGACCGCCTTTGcacgcctcacctcctcttcctgccctcggacctgctcaacaaccaacTGGCGTCTGTCTGCCTCTGGGGCAGTGCTCCACAACTGCCGCAACcggccagagccaaaccctgccttccctctctgcacGTGCCcaactacatcctgcaacatcagCACCCCTTTTGCActctgaacagcatctctggggttccaccccCTACCTGTCCTCACTGATGGCACTACCTTTCTCACGACCTCATCTTTTGACTCCGCTAgagtcagctccaaacccacctttgcacacttatactcctccaccaaacttgatactggcagctccaacatgcccttaccatataGCGCTACACTACTCAAACAGCGTGGCACCCCCAACCAGTTCCCTATCGCCACACTAATGAGCTGCTCaagcttctccacctcccggACAGAAAACTCAGACACCGTAAGTGGCCACCTAACACGTGGCAAGAGCCCGAACTGCAGACATCACAACTTTAACTTCCCAGGGAGGAGGGACGCATCAATGCTCCTTATGCCTTCCACGATCACCTCCCTGAGTGCAATAACCTGCTCCTTATCGCTTAATACAGAACTATACCATCTACCTAAACTCTTAACTGGCTTCTCCAAAATGGAAGGAATTACTTCCTCATCAATACAAAAATTCTGTCTAACCACCTTCCCACCAACAATTGAGAGACTCCTTGATTTACTTGGCTTAACCTTCAGCTTAGCCCATTTCAAGCTCTCATTGAGCTTAGACAACAAACGACGCGTACAAGGAGCCGTAGCGATCGTCACGTCATTCATAAATGCTTGAATAGGGGGAAGGCGCGTCCCATCCTGCAGCCTCTCACCACCAATaacccatttggaagcccttataaCAACCtccattgccattgtgaaagcTAAAGGCGAGATTGTACATCCAGCCATGATCCCAACCTGCAACCGATGCCAAGATGTCGTATAGCTCGCCAtactaaaataaaactgaatatccACAAAATAGGCTTTCACCAGCCTCGTAACACACCCAGGAACCTTAAAAAACCTCAATGCTTCCCACAGCAAATTGTGTGGAACTGACCAGTACGTATTCGCTAAATCCAAGAACACCACCCGGAGagctcttttctccttcttggcagACTGAATCTGATGCCAGATCATActggtgtgctccaagcaccctGAACATCCTGGAAGCCCCGCCTTCTGCACGGAGGTATCAATCAGGCTGTTGGCTTTCAAGTACGCTACTAACCTCCTTGCCACAACACTAAAGAAAATTAATcgtgagaattttttttggcTATAGCGAGTTtccaaataataaaagaaaattgttactgaaacagcatttcagatgtacgtttatgaaatatgaattgCAATATGTCTTTATATATAAAGTCTTTACACATAAGTGGTAAAGGTGGTCCCCTGCATGGAATCATCATATTTGGGGGTCCTTGGGattaaaaagtttgaaaaccCCTGCTCTAGAGTATGTCCTTTTGCTTTTACCATCCCACTTGCTCCCTACTTACTCATTAAACTGCTTTAACATGATAATAATAGTCAATCTTTTAATtaactttgtccaaggtggcttacaatgttaacctagGTTTAGGGAAGTTTCCTTCTGGAGCAGTTTAAAAAGAGCCTTCTGGCGACACAAATGGTCTTAAAACAGGTTTCCTGGATCCAGCACAGTACGCCCCAATGAGTATGAACTTGCCACGATGGCTGTCTCTCACTCACCTTCTGCCCTTTTCATTGTGTGCTCCAGCACTGGCCGACCCTGACTACCGAGCCCTGTGGCAGTTCCGCAACATGATCATCTGTGTGATGCCTGACAGCTGGCCTGTGCTGGACTACGCTGACTACGGCTGTTACTGTGGGCTGGGTGGCTCCGGGACCCCTGTGGATGAGCTGGATAGGTGGGGCTGAGGGCTGAGAAAGGAAAAGTGATTCATTCCATTCACTGCTCCTCAAAAATGACAGCATCAGCAGGGATAAATTTGGCCAAAGGTGTGGCTGCACTCGTCCGAATACTGTCCTTCGTTATGCAGGTGCTGCCAGGTGCATGACCGTTGCTACGAGAACGCAAAGCAGTTGAATGCCTGTTGGCCCATTTTTGACAGCCCTTACTTTGAGATCTACAGCTACGCCTGTGACGAGGCCACCAAGACAATCACCTGCAAGAGTGAGTCCCATCCACTGCCCCTTACACACCATGCTAACAATACCACACAGCACAAGAGGGCACATAGAGCTGCTAAGATCCTATACAGCAGCACCCCAAGTATCTTGATGATGTTCTACTACAGCCATGTGGCCCGTGGTTATGATGTGGTACTGGTGTTCCTTAAAACTGGTCTCTTCTCACTTTGATTCCTTTTTCTCCCAGGTAACAATAATGAGTGTGAGATGTTCATTTGTGAGTGCGACAGACAGGCTGCCATGTGCTTTGCTCAGGCCGACTACCACGAGGAAAATGCCAATCTGCCCAGCGAGCGCTGCAAATGAGAGTAGCCACCCCTACACAGCCCAAAAATTACCTGACTGGAGAAGAGCTGTTTGTCAAATTCTGTGAATTTGAACAGATGACCTCTGTTTCAGTCCTCCTTTTATACAGAGAAACGGTTTTTCTGGAAATTGTACTTCTCTGCCTGTCATTGTCACAACAGCACTATATAAATGCActcatatttgtgttttatgaaactctcaaacacaaataaaagagcCGTGCAGTGAAACAATTTCTGTGTTACATATTTTAGTTTCTTACATGATGCTTTTATATAGCACCCTTGACTTTGCCTATTTACTCTGCATTTTACATAAGCAACTGACATTACATACTTTACTCAGATGTGCTTCTTGCACAAGCAGCTTTCAGCTACATCTCCCTCTTTAAATTTTATCTCAGTCAAGCTTAcgtatattttaaatgtgctttagGATATCAAAATaccattttttctattttaccAAAGTACCATGAAGGATCTTCCTATACCTCCTCCTTCTCACAGATGAAGTTATGATGCAGGCTGCACTGTGCGTCATTCCAGAGGCCCCGTGGTATAATCTCCCCACAGTCTTCCCCGTCTGCTGCTAAACGCCATTCATCTGGCTGGTTCTCCGCCCAAAAACTGAAGGGGTAGGGGATGCCGGGCAGTGAGGAAGACAGTAAAGATTAGGTGAGACACTGCTCAAGATTAGCTACCCATGttgcaatgttttattaaataaactgGAACAATGATTACATGCAAATGAGACTAGAGCTTTTGATCATGGGCTTCACCTGGCCCAGACCTGTCTAGACCTCCAGAACCTTGGCCCACTTACTGTGGAGTTGATGAGAAGTCGGTTCCGTCCACCCAACTCCACTCCCCctcattttctctctctatcAGGCCAATCCAGTAGTTATCTGGTCGCTGGACAGAATTTATGTATTTCTGGCATTGAAATGAAGAGAACGTGCTTGTTAAGTGCCTTGTTACAGCATCATGCACACTTGCATTCATTTGCTAACCCTTTTGATTAATTTACCTTATTAATACTTCATATTTATCAATCGTGTCTAAGTATTTTGCAAAACCCAGGAGTTTTAACTGGCTATTTTAACTACTGTAATGCAAATTAAGATCTCCCTACCATAATCTCTGATAAGAGTTTTGGGATAAGTTTACAAAGCATCAAAACTTGCATATAGGACCCAAGGATAAGCTCTAAAAACCTAAAGTTTCACATTGAGCTCAAAAACCCTTATATAATTGTTTAGAACTTTCAGTATAGGTATATCCTCTTGAGAGCCAGAGagtattgtatttatttcattgatgtACAGAAAACGATCCAAGCCTGTCCAGATATGTAGCATCATTTGAAAAGCATAGAAGGTTTTGGAGGTATAAACCTATATTCTctagagcagaaaaaaatgaatggctgggtcACAGGAAGACATTGGGTCTTTAGAAACCCTGCAAGATGtacagtgccttcagaaagtgTTCAGACTCCTCCACTTTTTCCATACTTTTCTGTGTTATacattatttcaaaatggaTTGAAATAGTTTTTTGCCATTCATCGACACATGATACTGcataatgacaaagaaaaaacatgttttaagaaaaatttagtaaaaataaagaaaccaaGGAACAATTCAATCTATTTTGAAATAAGTCTACAACACAATAAAGTGTAGAAAAAGTGGAAGAGTCTGAACACTTTCTGAAAACACTGTACTTGTAAGATTTAATTCTTCTTCATTATGCACTACACTGAATCACTTGATTCCCAAATGTAACTGTTAGCTGTAACACTAGTAACTAACTAATGTTGCCTTGGTATAACTTAATACAGCATAACTTAATAATAACCTCAGTGTGAGATTCTAGCAATGttgtagaaggaaaaaaatagtgaaaatcTGGAGTATTTACCCAGATTCAACTGAGccataaacaaattatttttttatattgccatatttaaataatgactATTACAGGTTTCACTTTGTGTCTAGGTTGGCGCTAGTGGTCTGTAATTTGCTCAGCCTGTTTTGATGTTTTACATGTTTACGATTTTGCTGCTATCCTGCACATCCTGTACTTATCTGTTCattacatttgctttatttgtatttgaaaaGGTAATGTAATGAAATCTGTTCAGATTAATGGCTTTAGTGCACTTTGATGTCACCATGTGTAGTCAGAGTAAAATACTTATTTGAACCTTGTTAACGTTGCCCAAGAATGATTTTTGCCCCATCGGAGTGAATCTTTATCTATAGCTACTAGGACTGTGAGATATTTACAGAGGTTTAAAAACATTACTCAAATACATGTCTGCTTGCTTAAGATTTGAGAATCTGTGGTGTGTATCCTATCCTGATTTATGGAACATCTTTCAGACTCAAGCACTTTCTCTACAGGGTGGCCAGGCCTTTGGTCAAGCAGCTTCTATCCATTTGGAGGGTTCACGCTGCTGACCCAAGCAGATGACAGTCGGCTCCAGGACCTCACCTGTTCTTCAGCAGTGTTGATGGTGAGCAGGTGTCCCCCTTCACGGAGGCAGAACATCTCTGAGTTGTGCCAGGTTAACTTGAATGTTGTCAGCAGGTAGGAGCTGCCCTTGTGTCTGATCCATTTATCATTGGTAAGCACTGAGGAAATAAGAATGTGTGAGAGAGCCAGAAGTGCAGGTCAGCCTTCAGAACCATAGCACTGACTGACACCTATAACACTGCTGAGCTGTTATGCAAATTCTATGTTATTCTTAAATGCTAAAAATAATGTACTTTTCTAATTCAGAGAAAGCACCTTCTCACCCATCCTTCTTTTGTTTGAAACTGACCATGGACTTGAAGGTTGAAGGTTCAATTCCTAtcagcacctttgagcaagatacttaccctaaactgctccagtaaaaattacttagctgtataaatgcatatataattGCAACTATCTAAACATTGTTGCTATgctgaaaaacatcagctacatgaatacattAAAGGTAAGTCATTGCCCTTTACCACTATTGCCTTAACAAATCTGATTCTGGAATGACTCTGTACTGTTAGGCTTTGATCCATTATCTTGTGTATAAGAGGATtagatttaatttgtttgacaaTGTATATTTGTTAGCAGAAGGCTGTCAGTTCAAGACCTGGGTCATGCTCCAGTAAACTGGAACAAAGTGCTTCATCAGAACTAGGTCAGCTGTGGAAATGTGCAATTTAgctgtgtcactttggacaaaactaCATCCAAAGaaattttctttacaaatataAGTCCAAACCTTTTTCCTCAGCACCTTTGAGGGACAAGGCCTCAGAACTCAGAGGTGATTTATTGGAATCAAGAAGGCGTTTCATATCCTTCATCTGTCCGCTCAGCTGTGAGACTGCAAACAGGTTGGAGTTCGGGGGAAATGAGAGACAGATTTAAAAAGGAAGGAGAGACCAAAGAGCAAGCAAGACAATGGCGGGACATGAAATACAAATTATAAGGATGAAAGTAATTTGATTTCCGTGTGTAGGATGTATGTCagtcaaaattcaaaacttACACTTGACTTCAGTCAGGAGCAGCAGAATCAGTACTAGAAGCAAAAGAATCCCGTACATCACACCTACTGTTATCAGTTTTCTTCTCGAGACTGAAATAAAGAGGGAGGAAAGTCATGAAGACTTGACAGATGTCACTCGGCATGGGAATCTCTCAGATAGTTGTCAAGTCAAAGTGACGAGAATGATTACCTCCCCTTATGGTCAGACCTCGTCCTTTGTGAATGGTCTCCAGATTTGCAGGTGAGAATTTTTCATATTCAAAAGAATCCATTGCTGACAAAAAAGATTtgatttactttgatttactttGCTACATAATCTGCTCATTCCATGTTTAAATGTCACAATATAACAATGAAATCCTTCTCAAAGCTCAGCCATAAACTACAGGAATTGTGCTTAGGGGTtgcacaaaaacaacagcatgCAAAACTGAGTGAGTGAAGACAGATCAATACTGTGTGTCAAGAGCACAACACTGCATGGATAACACAGCCGCTCAAAATAATTACCCAGCATAATCCGTACTCGTTGACAATTTTGTACTATAGTACAAAGTTATAGTGTTCCCACAGCAGTTGACTGCCTGCTCCTTTTTCAGGGGGGTTAGGTGGATGGGTTGTAGACACATATAATTGTTCTATTATAAATGACCCCAGATATGATGATAAGAATCCTTTACATGGGTCTTCAAAGGCAAACCAACTGTTTTCAAAACCTGTCATAAAACAGCTATTTAAAACAAATCTCTCACTGACAGGGAGCAGAAATCGGAAACTTGTTGACTGACAGTTCACTTAACAGCCACAAAAAAGTAGAACAGCCATTATAGAGCAAGAGAAATAAGAAATAGAGGAAGACGAAGGGGTAtatcaggttcacccatagtgtgtgtgtgagtgtgagtgtgtgtgttccactgatgtatggatgagtgacccagtgtaagtagtgtatctagcagtgtaagtcactgcagtgaataaggtgtgtgggttgacaacactacatagagttcactggaagtcgctttggagaaaagcgtctgctaaataaatgtaaatgaataaaaacataaacgTATACGTCTTGACAAGAGGTATAGGTCAACAGTTCCAACTCTTACTCACCTCTTCGCTGTTACTTCCAGCTGACCTTTAGGTGCTTTTCAGAGAGTGTGTACTGTATCCCCTGGCTTTTTACACTTTGTTCTTTATTCTGTGATTCCTCAGATGTCCCAGCATCCCGTGCGTGAACTTTTAACTCTTTGTGGACTTCCCTGGCACGGACGATGGCGAATGGGTCATTTTGAACATAACCATGAGAAATGCAAGGGAAATGGAGTGAGACAAATTCGCCTTAGATGTACATTTTTAACGAAGtgacaaaaagacaaaagcagtaACCACACATTTAGACAccaagaaagaagaagaaaaaaaaaaaaaacactgaacaaacagTGACAGTGTCCCAGGCCATAGGTAATGAATAATCAGGAGTAAATATGACACTGGGTAGTACATTGATTTTCCTATCCTCCGGTTTTCTAGTTCTAGAGCGTCTCTTGAATTTTTACTGCCAAATTTGGGATTAAATCTTTTGAGGTTTCCAGGTCTTGTGCCAATGACTTGTGAGGATGGTCTAGAATCACGGGACGGCCCGTGAAAAGCGCCTGTACAAACACGTGTCATCTTCACCCCGGTATAACTACGGACGGCCTCAGGTACCGATAAACAAACAGCACCTCAGCGTGACGTGAACGTGCGAAGAGGTGAAGTTGAGAACAGGCAGCGCGGCCTTCTGCGGTTGGGTCACCACACGCATCCTTGACCCGTGAGAAGGTTTACATATGCTTTGCTTCATGAAAGCGGACAAACACAcccagtagatttttttttttttttttttttcccaggaagggaagggtgtgtggggggggggtacgaCAGTGCTTTGTGTGCATCAGTGACTGATATGTCTGGTACCTCTTCACCACCACCCTTCGCACTAAGCGACCGTGGTCTTTCTGAACCAGGTTCAGGAATGTTCCTCAAGTTCTGAACTCAGCGTGACTCTGGGAAACAGTGAAGCTCCGCCCTGCCAGTCTGAGGAAGACAAACCTCCTCCGCAGCGTCTCGGCCTCAGGAGACTGGCTGTGCGTGTTTGCGGATTCTCTCGAAGTCAAATGTGTTATAATAGCGATATTAGAGAGTTTTTAAACTAAGAAGGAAAGCGCCGTTTTACTTTTCGCTGGGACATTTGATTTGTGCGCCGCGCGCTCGCCCTCCTCGCGGAGCCGAACGAGTAAATCTGAGGCGCGGTGGGAGGGACTCCGGCTGCGCTCGCGCTTCCCTCCCCTCGCGCCCGCCGCGGTTGGCTCGGGGAAGTGACAGTCGGCGCAAGGTGAGACTCCACAGGTGGAAAGATGTTTCACTTCACTTGAGCAACTCTTCCTCGTACAAGTGTAACGGcgacaataacaacaacaaacaccGAGACGGGGGGGTAAACAAACTTCTCGGCGTTTTTCCTGAGGGGGCAAGCGGCGCGAGAGACAAGAAGAAGTAGGAAAACCAACAGGTAAATCCGCGGTGGCTCCGCGTTCACCAAGCTAAGTGCCTCAGCAGGAGTCCGGTGTTATTTTCGTCTTCCAGCCTCAACTAATCACTTCAGCTTCTACttggttctgaaaaaaaaaaaaaaaagttttaactgTGATGTCTATGTCCTCAGTTCATTTTCGCACTGTGACTGACTGCGAGTCGTGATATAAgttcaaattaataaaagtaaccATGATGATGACATGTGGAGTGGAAATCATGTTGTAAAGTTTGCTCCACGAGTGCCCTGTCGAGTCCACTAGTTACTTAAAGCGCTGCTATCGCTAAGTGAACGTTTAATTAATGTGTTTGTAGAAACATTCTGAGTATCTCGAGACTCCAAAGTTTTTTTGCCTGCGCTAGTTTCGACTCGGTAATTATTCTTGttagaaaagaaaaggattTAATGACACATAGGTGGGTACTGAGAAGGTAACTGTAGGTGTGTAGTAAGGGAAGACAGACACTCGTTCGCCTCCAGTTATGATGCCTGCGGGCCCAGCGCTGCAAACCCCCCCCGGCACCTGTTCCCTGTGTGGAGCCTGGACTGCGCAGGGCATTGTGGGTACACGGGTGAATTGGGACCTGACAGGCATTTCTTCGGTGCACTTTGACCTGTGGCTCTGCCTTACGATAAGGCGCAGCTGTGGCCAGAGAGCAGAGTAAACTTGCCGTGCCAGTTTGGTCGACCTCTGTCACCTGACCTGTAGTCAGTGTAGTTTCTCCACACAATCAGAGACGCTGTTAGATTTGTGCATTCTGATTCTCTTAGTTTTGGTGTTGTGTTTCAAATTATTGCAAATAAGAGTTATTGGTGGATGGTCTTTGCAGTCACTCTTATTCAAAGGTTGTGATTGAACTGTTGGATTCACCTGCAAAAATGTCACACTCAGAATTTGAAAAGTAGCAAAGGTGGAGTGGAGTTATAGTTTATTTAAGAACTACAATGATTTCAGtgctttttgacattttttggtGTTTGCAGTAATTATTTGTAATCAAAAGTGGAAGAAACTGCTGTAATCTAACTTGCATATACCAGGTAAGGAGTAAATTAAAACTAGTTTGTCAGGTTCTGGTTATTTCCTTCAGTCGAACGAGCTAATAGACTAATTAAAAGTTGCAActtgaagt encodes the following:
- the LOC108932832 gene encoding phospholipase A2-like — its product is MLILKVSPEYKACSPGGTASADLRWGSPVCTMNTLQTFVLLTASLSIGESLADPDYRALWQFRNMIICVMPDSWPVLDYADYGCYCGLGGSGTPVDELDRCCQVHDRCYENAKQLNACWPIFDSPYFEIYSYACDEATKTITCKSNNNECEMFICECDRQAAMCFAQADYHEENANLPSERCK
- the asgrl1 gene encoding asialoglycoprotein receptor-like 1 isoform X2, translating into MDSFEYEKFSPANLETIHKGRGLTIRGVSRRKLITVGVMYGILLLLVLILLLLTEVKFSQLSGQMKDMKRLLDSNKSPLSSEALSLKVLTNDKWIRHKGSSYLLTTFKLTWHNSEMFCLREGGHLLTINTAEEQKYINSVQRPDNYWIGLIERENEGEWSWVDGTDFSSTPHFWAENQPDEWRLAADGEDCGEIIPRGLWNDAQCSLHHNFICEKEEV
- the asgrl1 gene encoding asialoglycoprotein receptor-like 1 isoform X1, which encodes MDSFEYEKFSPANLETIHKGRGLTIRGVSRRKLITVGVMYGILLLLVLILLLLTEVKFSQLSGQMKDMKRLLDSNKSPLSSEALSLKGAEEKVLTNDKWIRHKGSSYLLTTFKLTWHNSEMFCLREGGHLLTINTAEEQKYINSVQRPDNYWIGLIERENEGEWSWVDGTDFSSTPHFWAENQPDEWRLAADGEDCGEIIPRGLWNDAQCSLHHNFICEKEEV